From a region of the Salinispira pacifica genome:
- a CDS encoding 3-deoxy-7-phosphoheptulonate synthase — MERTSNLRIESSDQLLTPRELLSELPATEEHLQTVEEGRKQIEDILSGRDNRLLGVIGPCSIHDPVMGLEYAAKLKELADEVRDSIYLVMRVYFEKPRTKLGWRGLILDPHLNGSNDIQEGLRQARKLLLDITAMGIPAGSEMLDPIVPQFIDDLLSWGAIGARTTESQTHREMSSGLSMPIGFKNGTDGSVSTAVNAMTSSRHPHSFIGIDEDGKTCILRTKGNDMGHLILRGGKNGPNYYRDHVESAGSQLREAGLIDKIMIDCSHSNSGKNHERQHIVLEDLVRQRLNGVHEVMGFMIESNHFSGKQAIPEDISQLKYGVSITDACIGWDETKSILHKSAEMLRSGKLSLQR, encoded by the coding sequence ATGGAAAGAACCAGTAATCTCAGAATAGAATCCTCGGATCAACTGCTTACCCCCCGTGAGCTGCTCAGCGAACTTCCGGCAACGGAAGAACATCTGCAGACGGTGGAAGAGGGCCGGAAACAGATTGAAGACATTCTCAGCGGCAGGGACAACCGCCTTCTTGGAGTGATCGGTCCCTGTTCCATCCATGATCCGGTGATGGGGCTTGAGTACGCAGCCAAGCTCAAGGAGCTGGCGGACGAAGTACGGGACAGCATCTATCTGGTGATGCGGGTGTATTTCGAAAAACCCCGGACCAAACTGGGGTGGAGGGGCCTGATTCTGGATCCCCACCTGAACGGCAGCAACGATATTCAGGAGGGGCTGCGCCAGGCGCGGAAACTTCTTCTGGATATTACCGCCATGGGAATACCCGCCGGCTCGGAAATGCTTGATCCCATTGTTCCCCAGTTCATTGATGATCTCCTCAGCTGGGGAGCCATCGGTGCACGAACCACCGAAAGCCAGACCCACCGGGAAATGTCCAGCGGTCTTTCCATGCCCATCGGCTTCAAGAACGGAACCGACGGCTCGGTTTCCACGGCGGTGAATGCCATGACCTCATCCCGCCATCCCCACAGTTTCATCGGTATAGATGAAGACGGGAAAACCTGTATTCTCAGAACCAAAGGGAATGATATGGGGCATCTGATTCTCAGGGGCGGAAAAAACGGTCCCAACTATTACCGTGATCATGTGGAATCCGCCGGCAGCCAGCTCAGGGAAGCGGGGCTTATAGACAAGATTATGATCGACTGCAGCCATTCCAACAGCGGAAAAAACCATGAACGGCAGCACATTGTTCTCGAGGATCTGGTGCGTCAGCGGCTCAATGGGGTCCATGAGGTGATGGGATTCATGATCGAAAGCAACCATTTTTCCGGCAAGCAGGCCATTCCTGAAGATATTTCCCAGTTGAAATACGGCGTCAGCATCACCGATGCCTGCATCGGCTGGGATGAAACGAAAAGCATTCTTCATAAAAGTGCTGAAATGCTTCGCAGCGGGAAACTCAGCCTTCAGCGCTGA